The genomic window ACGACTTCCAGATGGCCCGCGCCTTTGTGATGGCCGTATACGCATAGTGCGAGGGCGCCTCCGGCCACCGCCCCCGCAGTTCCCCGTAGACGGCCTCGTGCAGACGCTTCCGCCCCGTAATGTTGCGGGCTGCCGCTACCTCTAAGGCCACTGCCGCCATCGCCTGCCAGACCTCGGCCTGCCGCCGGAGGGCGGTCGCCTGCTCGGGCGTCGGCTCCAGACGGCACCGGACGGTGATCTTCGAAGGCTTCATGGGCATCCGGCTCCAATTTTTACCTTATTTTCGCAAAGCGCCGGGAAAAGTCAAGTCTGCCCGTACGCCAGCTGTCCGTGCCATGAAATTCCATAAAATCTATCGGAAAGCCACAATAAGGTCAGCTGTTGCCAACCCCTCTATCGAGCGGGGCTTGGATGAAAAGGGCCTATCGGCCGATCGGCCCACCCGTCCATTTCTGGACCAGAGCCTGGAGATGCCGGAGGTTCACGCGCCGGAACCCCTCCCACAGAACGTCGGGTGCCGGAAGGTCGTAGCCGTCCAGGCTGACCCAGACCCGGCGGCCGACGACGACCTGAATCTCGCCCCGCCCTTCCGCATGGTAAAAGGCCTCAAAGCCGTAGTAGTCAGGCGTACGGACGCCCCGCCGGTAGTGGTCCGTCGCCTCTTCCCGGAATTCGACGGCCTGCGCCAGGCTCTCGACCAGAAAGGGGGCCGACCGGACGTCCATGACCCGGATTTCGACCTGGGCCGGCGGACGGACCCACACCTGCCGGGCCATCGTGTAAGCGAATGTCTGGTGCTGGAACAGGGTCCCGTAAGGCGGCTCCTGGAGTTCCCAGCCCGGCCAGTCTGCCGGTAAGGCCCTCAGGAGCTCCGAGTAGGGGATGAGGCCCCGGACGGGGGCCGTCGGCCCGGGCCCGGTCCATTCCATCGTCTCGACGGGACGGGGCCGTTCCATCTGGAGGACGGGGTTCAGCCACGCGTGGAGGCCCCATCCGAGGGCGACCAGCCCCCCGAGGAGGCTCAGCCGGAGGATCCATCGGGCAGTCCGGCGCAGGATCGTCAGAAGCCTCACGGTACGTCTTCCAGGCGGAATCGGACGATGGCCGGATGGTGCGGCCACAGCCAGGCGACGAGGGCCAGGACCTGGCCCCGGGTTTCGGCCATCGAGCCCTCCGTGTCGATCACGACGTCGGCCATCCGGCGCTTCCGCTCGACGGGCCACTGGGCTTCGATACGTAGCCGGGCCTCGGCCTCGGAGAGGCCTCGCTCCCGGAGCCGACGGATTTGGGTCGCCTCCGAGCAGTAGGTCACGACGACGAGGGGAAACCGCCGATGGGTGCCGACCTCCATCATGAGGGGGGCCACGCCGACGACCAGCCAGGCCCCGGCGGCCAGGTAAGCCTCGATCAAGCGGGCCGTCTCCCGGATCACGAGGGGGTGCAGGATGGCCTCCAGACGGCGTCGGGCCGCGGCGTCCTGGAAGACCCACCGGCCCAGCCGGCCCCGGTCGATCCGCCCGACGTCGTCCAGAATGTCCCTTCCAAAGGCGGCGACGACGGCGTCGTAAGCCGCTCCGCCGGGTGCCAGAAGGGCGTGGACGACGGCGTCCGAGTCGACGACGGCGGCGTCGAAGTCGGCGGCCAGAATGCGGGCCACGACGCTCTTGCCCGTGGCGATGCCGCCCGTCAGACCGATCGACCGAACCCGGCGGTCTCGCGTTCCACCCACGGCCGGCCTCGCGGCCTCGGTTTTCCAGCGGCCCCATCATAGGGGGAACCCACTCTGGAGGGCAATAAGGGCCGTTCAGCCCTTCGGCCATTGAGCAGATAACAGAGCCGTTCGGTTCGTGAAAACCCGCATGGATTCGGCTTTTTCGACCCTTCGGGAAGAACGGTTTTTCAAGCCAAGGGCCATTCGGGAGTTCGGGAATCCGGGAATCCGGGAGTTCGGCCGAGGGTCCCAAAAGCCCTGCTATCCAGGACTCCACGGCCCAAGGCCGGGGCTCGTCCCTTCCCCCGACGGCCGGGCGGCCGGAGGGCCGCAACCCGCTCTTGGGCGAGCGGGCCTGAGATGAAAGGACCCTGCTCTGGCGAGCGGGGCTGGGATAAAAAACGGCCCCTTGGCCGGCTGGGTCACTTCGTTGCTTCGTTCCTCCGTCCCTTTGAAAAATCGTGCTTCCCGGAGGATGGGAAAGGTGGTTCTGACGCTATTCTCACGAACCGAACGGCTCTGGTAAAATACCCTTGCACCGCTCGGCGCACCCGACTTCGTACTGCCTTACTGCCTCTTCTGAGGCTACAGTCTGTTTCAAAACTCACCGCTGAGGCGCAGAGGACGCAGAGGGTGAGAGCTTTTCTTCGATTTTCCTCTGCGTTCTCGGCGTCTCAGCGGTGGAATGGAGTTTTTGAAATACACTCCAGAGTCTGATCGATGGGTACGTTCCGGTCGAATCGGGACACTCGGTGGACCGAACGGGTCGTGACACCCCTCCGCCTTCAGGAGGACGCCCCCTTTGATAACCTCCTGCGGCCCCGAAACCTGCGGGACTTCATCGGCCAGGCCAAGCTGAAGGAAAAATTCGAGATTTACATCCAGGCCGCCAAGGCCCGGGGCGAGTCCTTAGACCACGTCTTGCTGTACGGCCCGCCGGGCCTGGGAAAGACGACCCTGGCCAACATCCTGGCGCACGAGATGGGCGTCCAGATCAAGATCACGTCCGGCCCCGCCATCGAACGGCCCGGCGACCTGGTCGCCATCCTGACAAATCTGGAGCCCGGCGACATCCTGTTCATCGACGAGATCCACCGCCTGCACCCGACCTGCGAGGAAGTCCTCTACCCGGCGCTGGAGGACTTCCGGGTCGACATCGTCCTGACGCAGGGCCCCAACGCCCGGACGATCCGCCTGCAACTCCCGCGCTTCACGCTCGTCGGGGCGACGACCCGGATCGGCCTCCTGACGCCGCCCCTCCGGGGTCGGTTCGGCATCATCCATCGCCTGGATTACTACACGGCCGAGGAACTCCGCACGATCCTCCTGCGGTCGGCCCAAATCCTCCAGGTCCGCCTGGACGCCGACGCCGCTTACGAGATCGCCCGACGGTCCCGGGGGACGCCCCGGATCGCCAATCGGCTCCTCCGGCGGGTCCGTGACTTCGCCCAGGTCCGGGCCGACGGCGTCATCACCCTCGACGTGGCCCTGAAGGCCCTCGAGCTCTTCGAGGTCGACGCTTACGGGTTCGACGACGTGGACCGCAAGCTCATGCTGACGCTCATCGAGAAATTTGACGGCGGCCCCGTCGGCCTCAACACCCTGGCGGCGGCCATCTCGGAGGACAAGCAAACTATCGAGGAGATCTACGAACCGTACCTGATGCAGATCGGGTTTCTGAAGCGGACGCCCCGGGGTCGGGTCGCTACACCCCAGGCCTTTCGGTACTTCGGCTACACGCCTCGGGGCGGGGCCGCCCGTCAGCCGGGTCTGATCCCCGGGGAACCGGGACGATAGGGGTGTGGGGAAGGGAGCCGACATCGGGTATTCATGATAGGGATGGAGTCCGGCTCTAAGGGAATCGGTGGGTGCCCGGTTTCTTTGCGCAGAGGGCCGGGGTCGGATACTCTTAGGAGAGAGCAAGTCGGTGGCTCTCCAAGGGATACCTTCGGTTTTCCGCATCACTTTACGGGACCGAAGGTCTCCGCGTTCCCGTCGGAAGGCCGACGAAGCCCGGGGACGTCCCCAGGACGGGAGGAAACTCCATGGCGACTGTAAAAGAAAGGGTCAATGTCTTAGAAGTCACCCTGACCCGGTTCATCGAGGAGATGCGGGCCTTTAAGGACGAAATGTTGGCCTTCAAGGAAGAGATGCGAGTCTTCAAGGAAGAGATGCGAGCTTTCAAGGACGAGATGTTGGCCTTCAAGGAGGAAATGCGGGCCTTCAAGGAAGAGATGCGGGCCTTCAAGGAGGAGGTCCGGGAAGACCGGCGTCAGATGAATAAGCGGTGGGGCGAGCTGGCTCAGAAGATGGGGACCTTGGTCGAAGACTTGGTCTTCCCGGCCACGGCTCCCGTGATCCGGAAGTACTTTCAGTGCGAGCCTGTAAGAAAGGCCATTCGCTTCCTCTGCCGCCGGGACGGCCAAGAATACGAAGTCGATATCTTGGCCGTCTGTCCGGAAACCGTGTTCATGATAGAGGTTCGGTCCCGACCCAAGCCCCAAGACGTCGATGACATCTTGGAGAAGGCTTCCCAGTTTTGGGACTTTTTCCCAGAGTATAGAGGCAAGGCCTTAATCGTGATCTTTGCGAGCTTGGTCTTTCCGGAGGGCGTCATCCGCTATGCGACGCGGCGGGGCCTATACGTGATGGCTTTTCGGGAATGGGAGTACATGGACATCCTGAATTTTGAAGAAGTTCGGCGTCTTCGGGAAGCATAAACGGCGTGATCAATGTTCGATCTTCAATGATCGGGATTCGACAGCCCATATCCCTCCATCCCGTGAGCTCCATCGCGATGGCCGGGGTCGGGGAAGGAGGCTATGCCGGCTGGAAGCGGGCCTGCGGCGGTAGGCGTTCGGGGTCTTCGAGGAGTGCCCTGGATGCTACTGTTGATCCTGACGGACCCCCTCGGGGGATGCGGGGGAGCGCCTGCCTATGCCCAGTGGTTTGTTTTCCGGGCCGGGGCCGGCGTCGTCCGGCCTCAAGGTATCCAAAGGACGGCTTGGGCGACGGCCGAATTATACTACTATCCGGACCCCCACTGGGGCCTCGGCTCCGACGTGGGCTTCTGGTCTCAGACGGAACGCCGTTGTGAATCCATCCCCTTTCCGCCGGCCCACCCGCAACTTTTCTGCGAAGACGTACGATTTCAGGACGTGACGATTTCGATCAACTTCGTCGTCGAGACGACGGTCCACCGGAGCCTCCGGTTGTTCGCCGGAAGCGGTTTCGGGTCCCACGCCTTAGATGCGGCTTCCGAATCCCTGCGATTCGGATTTGGGGATTCTCGGGTCGGCGGGAGCGAAATCCGCATCGGCTTCCAGGGCTTTGCCGGCGTGGACGTGTCGATTTCAAGGCGATGGGGCCTCTTCCTCATAAGTCGGTACGACGCCGTGGCGGACGTCCCCCAGTGGAAGGTCTACGGGGGCTTGCGCATTCAGTTCCACGGCGGACCCGGGCGGGGCCCCCGCATCCCGCTTCCGCCGTCCGAAATAAAGAGCGAACAGTGAATGGCGAATAGCGAATGGCGAGTGGCGAACGGCGAATGGCGAATGGCGAGTAGATCCCCATTTCCCCTATCTCCCGACCTGCCCATCTGCCCACCTGCCTATCTGCCCATCTGCCCACCTGCCCAATGCTGGAAAAATCGTCTTTCTCGAAAGACCGGAAAAGTCGAATCCATCAGGGTTCTCACGGGCCAAACCGCTCTGTTAGGAAGGCGAGGATGGCGGCTCAGTGGGCTCTTATCACGGGAGCCAATTCCGGCATCGGAGAGGCCTTCGCACGGGCGCTGGCCGCTCGGGGCTGGTCGCTCCTCCTGACGGCCCGGGACGAGGGGCGTCTGGCGGACCTCGCCGGGGCGCTGACCCGGACGTATCCCGGCCAGACCTTTGCGTATGTATCGGCAGACCTGGCCGATCCGACGGCCTCCCGGCGCCTGACCGAGTGGGCCGCCCGGACGGCCGGCTTCGTCGAGTTCCTCGTCAACAACGCCGGGTTCGGCAGTTTCGGGCCTTTCTATGAGCTTCCCACCGACCGAGAGGTCGAGATGGTCCGGGTCAACGTCGAGGCCCTTACGGAGCTGACGCATCGCTTTCTGCCGCCCATGATCGAACGGGGCCGGGGGACGGTCCTGCTCGTCGGGTCGGTCGCCGGATTCCAGCCCGTGCCTTACATGGCGACCTATGCGGCGACGAAGACTTACGTGGAACGCCTTGGCCTGGCCCTGTGGTACGAGCTCCGGCGGCGGGGCGTGCGGGTCTACGTCCTGGCACCCGGCTATACGGCGACCCGCTTTCACGAGCGGGCCCGGATGTCCCGACGGCCGCCCTTCCGGACACCGGTCGCCACGCCCGAGTCGGTCGTCGCCGAATGCCTGCGACAGATAGAGCGGCGCCCGGACCGGTGTCTCATCGTGCCCGGCTGGACGAATCGGCTGATGTACCGGCTCGTGCGATGGGTCCCCCTGTCTCTGGTCGTCCGGACGGCGGGGGCGATGTACCGGCCCCGGTGAGATGAGCTCATGGGTCATAGGGCGATGAGCCGTCGGCTATGAGCCGTAGGCTAAGGGGCCTATCCATCCACCTGCCGAACTCCCGAATGACCGAAACCGTGGAACGGCGACGGATCTACACACCGGACTGGAC from bacterium HR11 includes these protein-coding regions:
- the coaE gene encoding Dephospho-CoA kinase; translated protein: MGGTRDRRVRSIGLTGGIATGKSVVARILAADFDAAVVDSDAVVHALLAPGGAAYDAVVAAFGRDILDDVGRIDRGRLGRWVFQDAAARRRLEAILHPLVIRETARLIEAYLAAGAWLVVGVAPLMMEVGTHRRFPLVVVTYCSEATQIRRLRERGLSEAEARLRIEAQWPVERKRRMADVVIDTEGSMAETRGQVLALVAWLWPHHPAIVRFRLEDVP
- the sdh_2 gene encoding Serine 3-dehydrogenase; amino-acid sequence: MAAQWALITGANSGIGEAFARALAARGWSLLLTARDEGRLADLAGALTRTYPGQTFAYVSADLADPTASRRLTEWAARTAGFVEFLVNNAGFGSFGPFYELPTDREVEMVRVNVEALTELTHRFLPPMIERGRGTVLLVGSVAGFQPVPYMATYAATKTYVERLGLALWYELRRRGVRVYVLAPGYTATRFHERARMSRRPPFRTPVATPESVVAECLRQIERRPDRCLIVPGWTNRLMYRLVRWVPLSLVVRTAGAMYRPR
- the ruvB gene encoding Holliday junction ATP-dependent DNA helicase RuvB codes for the protein MGTFRSNRDTRWTERVVTPLRLQEDAPFDNLLRPRNLRDFIGQAKLKEKFEIYIQAAKARGESLDHVLLYGPPGLGKTTLANILAHEMGVQIKITSGPAIERPGDLVAILTNLEPGDILFIDEIHRLHPTCEEVLYPALEDFRVDIVLTQGPNARTIRLQLPRFTLVGATTRIGLLTPPLRGRFGIIHRLDYYTAEELRTILLRSAQILQVRLDADAAYEIARRSRGTPRIANRLLRRVRDFAQVRADGVITLDVALKALELFEVDAYGFDDVDRKLMLTLIEKFDGGPVGLNTLAAAISEDKQTIEEIYEPYLMQIGFLKRTPRGRVATPQAFRYFGYTPRGGAARQPGLIPGEPGR